In the Oncorhynchus keta strain PuntledgeMale-10-30-2019 unplaced genomic scaffold, Oket_V2 Un_contig_1599_pilon_pilon, whole genome shotgun sequence genome, ACTTTACCTGACTTCAAAATcatcatcaaatcaaagtttattggtcacgtacacagatttgcaggtgTTATGGCAGGTGCATGGAAAagattgtgttactagctccaacagtgcagtagaacGTCTCGCAAATACAATCCAAATACACAATCACGAAAACAATCCAAACAACAAATCAAGAAATAGGAGAAATAAGAACagggggtgtggtagtaagtttattagaacaggggggtgtggtagtaagtttattagaacaggggggtgtggtagtaagtttattagaacaggggggtgtggtagtaagtttattagaacaggggggtgtggtagtaagtttattagaacaggggggtgtggtagtaagtttattagaacaggggggtgtggtagtaagtttattagaacaggggtgtggtagtaagtttattagaacaggggtgtggtagtaagtttattagaacagggggtgtggtagtaagtttattagaacaggggggtgtggtagtaagtttattagaacagggggtgtggtagtaagtttattagaacagggggtgtggtagtaagtttattagAACAGGGGGTGGTGGTAAGTTTATTAGAACagggggtgtggtagtaagtttattagaacagggggtgtggtagtaagtttattagaacaggggtgtggtagtaagtttattagaacaggggtgtggtagtaagtttattagaacaggggtgtggtagtaagtttattagaacaggggggtgtggtagtaagtttattagaacaggggtgtggtagtaagtttattagaacaggggtgtggtagtaagtttattagaacaggggggtgtggtagtaagtttattagaacaggggggtgtggtagtaagtttatcagaacaggggggtgtggtagtaagtttattagaacagggggtgtggtagtaagtttattagaacaggggtgtggtagtaagtagtttattagaacaggggggtgtggtagtaagtttattagaacagggggtgtggtagtaagtttattagaacaggggtgtggtagtaagtttattagaacaggggtgtggtagtaagtttattagaacaggggtgtggtagtaagtttattagaacagggggtgtggtagtaagtttattagaacagggggtgtggtagtaagtttattagaacagggggtgtggtagtaagtttattagaacagggggtgtggtagtaagtagaacagtttattagaacaggggtgtggtagtaagtttattagaacaggggtgtggtagtaagtttattagaacaggggtgtggtagtaagtttattagaacaggggtgtggtagtaagtttattagaacagggggtgtggtagtaagtttattagaacaggggtgtggtagtaagtttattagaacagggggtgtggtagtaagtttattagaacagggggggtagtaagtttattagaacagggggtgtggtagtaagtttattagaacaggggtgtggtagtaagtttattagaacagtgggggtgtggtagtaagtttattagaacaggggtgtggtagtaagtttattagaacaggggtgtggtagtaagtttattagaacaggggtgtggtagtaagtttattagaacaggggtgtggtagtaagtttattagaacaggggtgtggtagtaagtttattagAACAGGGGGGGGTGTAAGTTTATTAGAAcaggggtgtggtagtaagtttattagaacagggggtgtggtagtaagtttattagaacaggggggtgtggtagtaagtttattagaacagggggtgtggtagtaagtttattagaacaggggggtgtggtagtaagtttattagaacagggggtgtggtagtaagtttattagaacaggggggggtggtagtaagtttattagaacagggggtgtggtagtaagtttattagaacaggggtgtggtagtaagtttattagaacagggggtgtggtagtaagtttattagaacaggggtgtggtagtagaaagtttattagaacaggggtgtggtagtaagtttattagaacaggggtgtggtagtaagtttattagaacagggggtgtggtagtaagtttattagaacaggggtgtggtagtaagtttattagaacaggggtgtggtagtaagtttattagaacaggggtgtggtagtaagtttattagaacagggggtggtgtaagtttattagaacaggggtgtggtttattagaacaggggtgtggtagtaagtttattagaacagggggtgtggtagtaagtttattagaacagggggtgtggtagtaagtttattagaacaggggtgtggtagtaagttttattagaacagaacaggggtgtggtagtaagtttattagaacagggggtgtggtagtaagtttattagaacaggggtgtggtagtaagtttattagaacagggggtggtagtaagtttattagaacaggggggtgtggtagtaagtttattagaacagggggtgtggtagtaagtttattagaacaggggggtgtggtagtaagtttattagaacagggggtgtggtagtaagtttattagaacaggggtgtggtagtaagtttattagaacagggggtgtggtagtaagtttattagaacagggggtgtggtagtaagtttattagAACAGGGGGTGTGGTAGTATCAGAACagggggtgtggtagtaagtttattagaacaggggtgtggtagtaagtttatcagaacaggggtgtggtagtaagtttattagaacaggggtgtggtagtaagtttattagaacaggggtgtggtgtggtagtaagtttattagaacaggggtgtgggtaagtttattagaacaggggtgtggtagtaagtttattagaacagggggtgtggtagtaagtttattagaacagggggtgtggtagtaagtttatcagaacaggggtgtggtagtaagtttatcagaacaggggtgtggtagtaagtttatcagaacagggggtgtggtagtaagtttattagaacaggggtgtggtagtaagtttattagaacaggggtgtggtagtaagtttatcagaacaggggtgtggtagtaagtttatcagaacagggggtgtggtagtaagtttattagaacaggggtgtggtagtaagtttattagaacaggggtgtggtagtaagtttatcagaacaggggtgtggtagtaagtttattagaacaggggtgtggtagtaagtttatcagaacaggggtgtggtagtaagtttatcagaacagggggtgtggtagtaagtttattagAACAGGGGTGTGGTGGTAAGTTTATCAGAACagggggtgtggtagtaagtttatcagaacagggggtgtggtagtaagtttattagaacaggggtgtggtagtaagtttatcagaacaggggtgtggtagtaagtttatcagaacaggggtgtggtagtaagtttatcagaacagggggtgtggtagtaagtttattagaacaggggtgtggtagtaagtttatcagaacagtgggtgtggtagtaagtttattagaacaggggtgtggtagtaagtttatcagaacagggggtgtggtagtaagtttattagaacaggggtgtggtagtaagtttattagaacaggggtgtggtagtaagtttatcagaacaggggtgtggtagtaagtttatcagaacaggggtgtggtagtaagtttatcagaacaggggtgtggtagtaagtttattagaacaggggtgtggtagtaagtttatcagaacaggggtgtggtagtaagtttattagaacaggggtgtggtagtaagtttatcagaacaggggggtgtggtagtaagtttattagaacagggggtgtggtagtaagtttatcagaacagggggtgtggtagtaagtttatcagaacaggggggtgtggtagtaagtttattagaacagggggtgtggtagtaagtttatcagaacaggggggtgtggtagtaagtttatcagaacaggggggtgtggtagtaagtttatcagaacaggggggtgtggtagtaagtttattagaacagggggtgtggtagtaagtttatcagaacagtgggtgtggtagtaagtttattagaacagggggtgtggtagtaagtttatcagaacagggggtgtggtagtaagtttattagaacaggggggtgtggtagtaagtttattagaacagggggtgtggtagtaagtttatcagaacagggggtgtggtagtaagtttatcagaacagggggtgtggtagtaagtttatcagaacaggggggtgtggtagtaagtttattagaacagggggtgtggtaggtagtaagtttatcagaacaggggggtgtggtagtaagtttattagaacagggggtgtggtagtaagtttatcagaacaggggggtgtggtagtaagtttattagaacagggggtgtggtagtaagtttatcagaacagggggtgtggtagtaagtttatcagaacagggggtgtggtagtaagtttatcagaacaggggggtgtggtagtaagtttatcagaacaggggggtgtggtagtaagtttattagaacagggggtgtggtagtaagtttatcagaacaggggggtgtggtagtaagtttattagaacagggggtgtggtagtaagtttatcaGAACAGGGGGTGGGGTAGTAAGTTTATCAGAACAggggggtgtggtagtaagtttattagaacaggggtgtggtagtaagtttatcagaacagggggtgtggtagtaagtttatcagaacagggggtgtggtagtaagtttatcagaacagggggtgtggtagtaagtttattagaacaggggtgtggtagtaagtttatcaGAACAGTGGatgtggtagtaagtttattagaacaggggtgtggtagtaagtttatcagaacagggggtgtggtagtaagtttattagaacagggggtgtggtagtaagtttattagaacaggggtgtggtagtaagtttatcagaacaggggtgtggtagtaagtttatcagaacaggggtgtggtagtaagtttatcagaacaggggggtgtggtagtaagtttattagaacaggggtgtggtagtaagtttatcagaacaggggtgtggtagtaagtttatcagaacaggggtgtggtagtaagtttatcagaacagggggtgtggtagtaggtttATCAGAAcaggggtgtggtagtaagttcATCAGAACagggggtgtggtagtaagtttatcagaacagggggtgtggtagtaagtttatcagaacaggggggtgtggtagtaagtttatcagaacaggggggtgtggtagtaagtttatcagaacaggggggtgtggtagtaagtttatcagaacaggggggtgtggtagtaagtttatcagaacaggggggtgtggtagtaagtttatcagaacaggggggtgtggtagtaagtttatcagaacaggggggtgtggtagtaagtttatcagaacaggggtgtggtagtaagtttatcagaacaggggtgtggtagtaagtttatcagaacaggggggtgtggtagtaagtttatcagaacaggggggtgtggtagtaagtttatcaGAACAGGAGGGTGTAGTAGTAAGTTTATCAGAACAGGGGGGTGTAGTAGTAAGTTTATCAGAACAGGGGTGTGTGGTATTAAGCTTATCAGAACAGGGGGGGTGTAGTAGTAAGTTTATCAGAACaggggggtatggtagtaaggcCAATAGTAGTCTACGCTGTCTTTGGCATCCTCGTATGTGGTGAACTCACAGGTGGAGGAAATTGGTGGCGTTCCTGGCTCACAGAATCTCAGATGGCCTCTCAAATTGTACATATCGAAGTTCAACATCTGAGAGGAACAGAATTTTTCATCATCTTAATTGATAACTAGACTTTTGATTGCTGATTGTAAAGTCGTGCTGCTTTGGCAACATTGTTGTACCTTTAAAAGTTATACCAACAAAGCAGTTGTCTTAAAAACTatcctggagagatacagggtgtGCAGGGTTTTGTTCCAGGCACCACTTACACACAGATTACACtacacttcttttttttttttttttttttttacccctttttctccccaatttcgtggtatccaattgttgtagtagctactatcttgtctcatcgctacaactcccgtacgggctcgggagagacgaaggttgaaagtcatgcgtcctccgatacacaacccaaccaagccgcactgcttcttaacacagtgcgcatccaacccggaagccagccgcaccaatgcgccggaggaaacaccgtgcacctggccaccttggctagcgcacactgcgcccagcccgccacaggagtcgctggtgcacgatgagacaaggacacccctaccgaccaagccctccctaacccgggcgacgctaggccaattgtgcatcgccccacggacctcccggtcgcggccggttacgacagagcctgggcgcgaacccagggactctgatggcacagctggcgctgcagtacagcgcccttaaccactgtgccacccgggaggccacagATTACACTTCTAAAGGTCTTGATAATTAGTTGCTTAATTGAATCATCAGGTGTGTTAGAGTTGGGCTAGAACTAAATCCTTTACACCCTGTTACTTTCCGGTACAAACATTGTTGATCCAATCAATAGAGTTGATGTGAAATCTAACCTGTGAACCGTCCATGTGGAACGCTACAGCAATGTTGTCCCAAACGTAGAACTGGTGTTTCTGTTTATCAGGGATCAGGTGGGCTACATCCTGGTTCTGGTAGGGCTTTGGCACCAGTTTGAAGCTGTGGAAAGGAAGTAAAAGTGTGAGTCAATTCAAATTGTAATTAAAGCATCCCATGCTATAATTGAGAGTGATTTTTGTACCTATTATTGCTACGTTACATCTAAAGTAACTGACATATTTAGCATTGCATGGAAATGTTTTGAGTCTGCACATTGTTTACATTGATCTGTGAATTATACTGGGGGGTGAtaaatgataaaactggggggaaCAAACATCCAGTTTCAGAATGTGGAGGGGTCATGTCCCCCCCCGTCCCCAGTAAAAGTTGTGTCCACTCTAACCTGTGTGTCTCACACATGGCCTCGGGTCTCCAAATGATTTGTCCATCTCTATAAGCGCAGACTCCATCGTCATTGTCCTGGAGGAGAGGGTACTTCTCAAAGAGGTCGTTGTTGAAGTGACTGTGGACTAGCACTGAGTACATCACCTCCTTTTTGTACAGGACTGTCTCATACACACGCAGGATTGGCTCGTGTCCAACGCATAGCTAAAAAAAAGACAAACACCTTCAATATCATTAAATTACATGCTCTTGTTTCTTTAAATTATTTGACCACAAATTCTCACATGGTCTCGGTATGTACCCAGCAGTCCTGTATGTTTATTCTACAGATGTTTTAACAGTTCCATTAACAAGACTTCAGTACCTGTTCCCGGTATCTCTTAAGCAGCTCCTCCAGGGGG is a window encoding:
- the LOC118375923 gene encoding uncharacterized protein LOC118375923 → MDVVVRHNHRGHQEFAVQAEHLKLPYLGLRLKAQGIHNKYLFKDNIPEYPRPEFWVSQLRHDTNEGGLFGIAVESEGGFCARDREEGPEDPEEGPEGLDLLWWSLSLGAEEMASAEQRLLQTRYPDRTEEQAREQKSFLQRFATSPAFLDTSRLGSYRFTFPLEELLKRYREQLCVGHEPILRVYETVLYKKEVMYSVLVHSHFNNDLFEKYPLLQDNDDGVCAYRDGQIIWRPEAMCETHSFKLVPKPYQNQDVAHLIPDKQKHQFYVWDNIAVAFHMDGSQMLNFDMYNLRGHLRFCEPGTPPISSTCEFTTYEDAKDSVDYYWPYYHTPLF